Genomic DNA from Pseudomonas helmanticensis:
GTACAGGACACGGAATGGCCGATGGTCTGGTATGGCGAACCAACCCGATCATGGCCGGTCAACAACTGCACGTTCAATCAGGCGGTGACGCATCATGGACAATCCCTTTCAGATCATTACCGATGCCTTCGCGCCGGACTATCAGATCAACCTGAGCATTCAGGGCCTGGACGGCAGCATCATGCTGACCCTGTCCAACAGCGGCCATATCGTCGCCAAACGCATGATCAGTGCCGAGCAGCGCAACGATCCGGCGCGCCTCAAGCGTCTGGTGCAAAGCATCCAATTCGGCATCGCCATCGAACAGGGCCACAGCGCCATGGCGATCCTCGAGGCGATGACCAATGGCGACGGGCTGACCCCGCCACCACAAGTCCT
This window encodes:
- a CDS encoding DUF3509 domain-containing protein, with the protein product MDNPFQIITDAFAPDYQINLSIQGLDGSIMLTLSNSGHIVAKRMISAEQRNDPARLKRLVQSIQFGIAIEQGHSAMAILEAMTNGDGLTPPPQVLGQSRQVAGL